One genomic region from Natrinema caseinilyticum encodes:
- a CDS encoding SDR family NAD(P)-dependent oxidoreductase: MIDLTNKTALVTGAGGGIGAATAKVLAENGADVVITDIVDSIEQVAADVENRGGAALAHEMDVTDEAAVDDVVEAAQTEFGSIDILANVAGIFPTHTLEEMTKDDWRTVIDINLNGTFNCTSAVYPVMKEQGGGRIVNISSAAGGQIGWSGDLSHYAASKGGVLGFTRSAALDLASDGISINAIIPGLIDTGAPQAVATEEELEAGIQMTPVGRMGEPEEVANAVAFLGSDAASYVTGAALVVDGGYTKV; encoded by the coding sequence ATGATAGACCTAACCAACAAGACGGCACTCGTTACCGGTGCGGGCGGCGGTATTGGTGCAGCGACCGCCAAAGTGCTCGCAGAAAACGGAGCGGACGTCGTTATCACCGACATCGTCGATTCGATCGAACAAGTAGCGGCCGACGTCGAGAATCGTGGTGGGGCGGCGCTCGCCCACGAAATGGACGTAACGGACGAAGCAGCGGTTGACGACGTCGTAGAGGCGGCACAGACTGAATTCGGCTCAATCGACATCCTGGCCAACGTTGCGGGAATCTTCCCGACGCACACGCTGGAGGAAATGACGAAAGACGACTGGCGAACCGTGATCGATATCAACCTCAACGGGACCTTCAACTGCACCAGCGCGGTGTATCCGGTGATGAAGGAACAGGGTGGCGGTCGTATCGTGAACATCTCGTCCGCCGCGGGCGGGCAGATCGGTTGGTCCGGTGATCTCTCACACTACGCGGCCAGCAAAGGCGGTGTACTCGGTTTTACCCGTAGTGCAGCGCTCGACCTCGCCTCCGATGGGATTTCGATCAACGCGATTATCCCGGGCTTGATCGACACAGGGGCGCCGCAGGCGGTAGCGACCGAAGAGGAACTCGAGGCGGGTATTCAGATGACGCCCGTAGGCAGAATGGGGGAACCTGAGGAGGTCGCCAACGCGGTCGCGTTCCTGGGTTCCGATGCAGCGAGTTACGTTACTGGCGCAGCACTCGTCGTTGACGGTGGATATACGAAGGTATAG